The following DNA comes from Elusimicrobiota bacterium.
GCTTCACGCCGCCCGCGGACCTCATGGGCTGGTCCCGGCACGATCACCTCACCGTCGAGGACTCCTGGCTCGCGGATCCCCGGCTGCCCCGAAAGCTCTACCTCTCGAGCTTCATGGCCTACCGCTACCGCCGGCACCTGTCCCGCTTCCCGCTGAGCCTGGCCGCTTTCCCGCTTCACCTGCTCAGCCGCTGGCGCATCCGCCGCCGGGCGTTCGGCTTCTACATCGAGGGCCCGCTCTATCGCTTCTTCCTCGCGGCCGCGCGGGCGCGCAGCGACCTCCATTTCTGGCTCCGGGAGAAGCGCTGATGTGCGGCATCGTGGGCGCGCTGGGCCTGGGCCGCGACGTCCCGGACTCGGGGCGGCCGGTCGCCGCCGCCATGCTCGAGGCGCTGCGCCATCGCGGCCCGGACCAGGCCGGCCTTCACGCGGAGGAGCGCGCGATCCTGGGCAACGCGCGCCTGCGCGTCATCGACCTTTCGCCCCGGTCCGACCTCCCGATGACCGGCGAGGACCGCAAGACGTGGCTCGCCTACAACGGGATGGTGACGAACTTCCGCGAGCTCAAGGAGCGCTTCGCCCTTCCGGCGGGGTGCGCCTCGGACAGCGAGGTCGTCCTGCGCCTCTACGAGCGGCTGGGGCCGGCGCTGGTCGGCGAGCTCTCCGGGATGTTCGCGTTCTGCGTCTACGACCGAGCCCGGCAGAAGGCCTTCCTGGTCCGGGACGCGCACGGCCTGCGGCCTCTTTTCTACGCGGAGCGGGACGGCGTGCTCTACTTCGCCTCCGAGATCAAGGCGCTCCTCGAGGTCCCGGGCCTGGGCGGCGAGTTGGATGAGGAGGCCCTCTGGCATTTCCTCACGCTCGCCTACATCCCGGGGAGGATGACGCCGTTCCTCCGGATCCGCGAGCTGGCCGGTGGCCGCCTGCTCGAGGTCGACCTCAGGACCGGCGCGTACTCGGAGAAGAGGCATTCCCGGATCGACTACCGGGCCGACGAGAGCCTCGATGAAGACGAGGCGGCGGCGGAGGTCCGGCGGCTGCTGCGCGGCTCCGTGGAACGGAACCTGGTCGCGGACGTCCCGGTGGGCCTGACCCTGTCCGGGGGCGTGGACACGGGCTCGCTGCTGTCCCTGGCCAAGGACCTGGGGGCCAGCCCCCGGCTGCACACCTTCTCCCTGAAGATGACCGAGCCGAGCTTCGACGAGTCGCGCTACCAGAAGGTCATGGTGGACTACGCCAAGCCGATCCACCATGAGATCGAGATCCGGCCGCGGGACGTGGTCGAGACCTTGTTCGCCTCGGTCGCCCATCTCGACGAGCCGTCGGGCAACGGCGCGGCCGTGCCCACGTTCATCCTGGCTCGCGAGGCGAGCCGGCACGTCCGCGTCCTCCTCTCCGGCGAAGGGGGGGACGAGCTGTTCAACGCCTACGAGACCCATCGCGCCTACCATGCCCGCGCGCTCTACCGCGGCCTGGTCCCGTCCTGGGCGCGCGGGGCGATCCGCGCCGCCGTGTCGCGCCTTCCGGTCGACCACCGGAAGCTGAGCTTCGATTTCCTCTCCAAGCGCTTCACCGAGGGGGCGGAGAAAAGCGTCGCGAAGGCGCACGTCTTCTGGCGCCACGCGCTCTCCGACGAGGAGAAGGGACGGCTGTGGCGCGGCCGCCGCGGACCCGCGACGGAGGACCTCTTCGAGGAGCTTTACCGGAGCCTCGCGTTCGAGGATCCGCTGGACCGCCTGTCCTTCCTGGACCTGCAGTACTATTTCATCGACGACCTGATGGTCAAGAACGACCGGATGCTCTCGGCCCATTCCCTGGAAGGGCGCTTCCCCTTCATGGATCGCGCGCTGGTCGACTTCGTCTCGCGCACGCCCTCGCGCTTCCGCCTCAAGGGCTTTTCCGGACGGCGGCTGCAGAAGCGGGCCATGCGCGGCCTCCTGCCGCCGGAGATCGCTTCCCGCCAGAACATGGGGCTCGAGCTGCCTTATTCGGTCTGGTTCTACGGCGAGCTGCGCGAGCTGGCGGAGCGGTATTTCAGCCCGAAGGCGGCCGCGCGCTCGGGCCTGCTCGACGGAGAGGCCGTGCAAGGCCTGTGGCGGGAGCATCTGGCGCGGCGCAAGGACAACGGCCGGGCGCTCTGGTGCATCCTCAATTTCCAGGTC
Coding sequences within:
- the asnB gene encoding asparagine synthase (glutamine-hydrolyzing), which encodes MCGIVGALGLGRDVPDSGRPVAAAMLEALRHRGPDQAGLHAEERAILGNARLRVIDLSPRSDLPMTGEDRKTWLAYNGMVTNFRELKERFALPAGCASDSEVVLRLYERLGPALVGELSGMFAFCVYDRARQKAFLVRDAHGLRPLFYAERDGVLYFASEIKALLEVPGLGGELDEEALWHFLTLAYIPGRMTPFLRIRELAGGRLLEVDLRTGAYSEKRHSRIDYRADESLDEDEAAAEVRRLLRGSVERNLVADVPVGLTLSGGVDTGSLLSLAKDLGASPRLHTFSLKMTEPSFDESRYQKVMVDYAKPIHHEIEIRPRDVVETLFASVAHLDEPSGNGAAVPTFILAREASRHVRVLLSGEGGDELFNAYETHRAYHARALYRGLVPSWARGAIRAAVSRLPVDHRKLSFDFLSKRFTEGAEKSVAKAHVFWRHALSDEEKGRLWRGRRGPATEDLFEELYRSLAFEDPLDRLSFLDLQYYFIDDLMVKNDRMLSAHSLEGRFPFMDRALVDFVSRTPSRFRLKGFSGRRLQKRAMRGLLPPEIASRQNMGLELPYSVWFYGELRELAERYFSPKAAARSGLLDGEAVQGLWREHLARRKDNGRALWCILNFQVWFELFVYEGSYKKHLVASERAPLSEGAWV